The following coding sequences lie in one Chelatococcus sp. YT9 genomic window:
- a CDS encoding helix-turn-helix transcriptional regulator has translation MSSFADAVREAPVAWPPPKRLKPMAGLSPDGMAPRAITPAEVTERLSSRLRDLVGPGRRWSYAEISARTLIDIRTLKAYVRGTACPNLAKYKRLVVVMGPEVAMDLNRMLGWTPRIGNDPPEALDLNALETALLRADQALTQLHISPPSGPKPARPQSGITAARTADTLPEFAQSLHAQDITPTAIAARLSYRLKRMLNGDGGRSIGDIAEATGISRGVIEAYVAGTACPNLARYFRLERVLGQELGIEFALMLGWTPRFHAGRDIADPVIADLHDRVRACLHILARIKDAGEGSSLSGRP, from the coding sequence ATGTCGTCTTTCGCCGACGCCGTTCGTGAGGCGCCCGTCGCCTGGCCTCCGCCCAAACGCCTGAAACCCATGGCCGGCCTGTCGCCCGACGGCATGGCGCCACGCGCGATCACGCCCGCCGAGGTCACTGAGCGCCTGTCCAGCCGGCTGCGTGACCTCGTGGGGCCCGGGCGGCGCTGGAGCTACGCAGAAATCTCGGCGCGCACCCTGATCGACATACGCACGCTGAAAGCCTATGTGCGGGGAACCGCCTGCCCCAACCTCGCCAAGTACAAGAGGCTCGTGGTCGTCATGGGCCCCGAGGTCGCGATGGACCTCAACCGCATGCTTGGGTGGACGCCGCGCATCGGCAACGATCCGCCCGAGGCTCTCGACCTCAATGCGCTGGAGACGGCACTCCTGCGCGCTGACCAGGCCTTGACGCAATTGCACATCTCACCGCCGTCGGGACCGAAACCCGCGCGGCCGCAATCCGGCATCACAGCCGCGCGCACCGCCGATACGCTGCCTGAATTCGCGCAAAGCCTGCATGCGCAGGACATCACGCCGACAGCCATCGCTGCAAGACTGAGCTACCGGTTGAAACGCATGCTGAACGGCGACGGCGGCCGTTCCATCGGCGATATCGCAGAGGCGACGGGCATTTCGCGCGGGGTCATAGAGGCCTATGTCGCGGGCACGGCCTGCCCCAATCTCGCGCGCTATTTCCGCCTGGAGCGTGTCCTTGGCCAGGAACTCGGCATAGAATTCGCGCTGATGCTCGGCTGGACGCCGCGTTTTCATGCCGGCCGTGACATCGCGGACCCCGTCATCGCCGATCTGCACGACCGCGTCCGCGCCTGCCTCCACATACTCGCCCGCATCAAGGATGCGGGCGAAGGCTCATCACTCAGCGGCCGCCCGTAG
- a CDS encoding SDR family oxidoreductase, translated as MRPVAIVTAGSHGIGAGICPVLGRNGWDVAVNYNTSRAAAEDVAAAVRDAGGRAIAVQADVTDETAVVAMFQRVDAELGPVAGLVNNAGGGKIVLGPDGARVEDATADEMHAIMALNVVSTMLCTREAVRRMSTRHGGKGGSIVNISSDCARRGGPTSRKATAEGLVLYAAAKAAVDGFTLNAAVEVGGEGIRINAVRPATVMTPAHDVDGPGHYERMGRIIPMGRPGRPEEIAEVVLFLLSERSSFVTGAFIDATGGR; from the coding sequence ATGAGACCTGTCGCCATTGTCACCGCCGGTAGCCACGGGATCGGCGCGGGCATCTGCCCGGTCCTCGGCCGCAATGGCTGGGATGTTGCCGTGAACTACAACACCTCCCGCGCCGCGGCGGAAGATGTCGCGGCCGCCGTTCGTGATGCGGGTGGCCGCGCCATCGCCGTCCAGGCCGATGTGACGGATGAGACGGCCGTCGTCGCCATGTTCCAGCGGGTGGACGCCGAGCTCGGTCCGGTCGCTGGCCTCGTCAACAACGCCGGCGGCGGGAAGATCGTCCTTGGTCCCGATGGCGCGCGCGTGGAGGACGCAACGGCTGATGAGATGCACGCCATCATGGCCCTCAACGTGGTGTCCACGATGCTTTGCACCCGTGAGGCGGTGCGCCGGATGTCGACACGCCACGGCGGCAAGGGCGGTTCCATCGTCAACATCTCCTCGGATTGCGCCCGGCGCGGCGGACCGACGAGCCGCAAGGCAACGGCGGAGGGGCTCGTGCTTTACGCCGCCGCGAAGGCGGCGGTTGACGGCTTCACCCTCAACGCGGCCGTGGAGGTTGGGGGCGAGGGCATTCGCATCAACGCGGTGAGGCCAGCAACCGTCATGACGCCGGCTCATGATGTGGACGGCCCGGGCCATTATGAGCGCATGGGACGGATCATTCCGATGGGCCGGCCGGGCCGTCCGGAGGAAATCGCCGAGGTCGTCCTGTTTCTCCTGTCCGAGCGGTCATCCTTTGTGACAGGCGCGTTCATCGATGCTACGGGCGGCCGCTGA
- a CDS encoding sugar ABC transporter permease, translated as MALPDTADYWSNRPSKPLVIPRRRRRFASVDEIRAYGFIIPLVVLEILFVVTPLVIGFYYSLYRVDYFELTSFRGFDNYWRVLTSPMVLQSLAATAIFAVGALVLTLSVGMSLALYLEQDTRWNIFSRAAALVPYVISMLVGSLLLRWIFSTDSGLVAATLGPFGLGDATILADPTAAMGALIFNAGWRDSAFAMILLLAGLKSIPPQLHAAARVDGASTWYRFRHITLPLMRIPILIAVVRLLIHFVNVLTFALVLTGGGPNGATQTMGLAMYRLGFLDARIGEANALAILVFLFNIVLIGINVALFSERRRSNS; from the coding sequence ATGGCCCTGCCAGACACGGCAGATTATTGGAGCAACCGACCATCGAAGCCGCTCGTGATTCCACGGCGGCGGCGGCGGTTTGCCTCCGTCGACGAGATACGCGCCTATGGCTTCATCATTCCGCTGGTTGTGCTCGAAATCCTGTTCGTCGTCACACCGCTGGTGATTGGCTTTTACTACAGCCTCTACCGTGTAGACTATTTCGAGCTGACGTCCTTTCGCGGCTTTGACAATTACTGGCGCGTCCTGACATCCCCAATGGTGCTGCAAAGTCTAGCCGCAACGGCGATCTTCGCCGTAGGAGCGCTGGTCTTGACGCTGTCTGTCGGCATGAGCCTTGCCCTCTATCTCGAGCAGGACACGCGCTGGAATATATTTTCCCGCGCCGCGGCACTGGTGCCTTACGTCATCTCGATGCTCGTGGGATCCCTGCTGCTTCGCTGGATCTTCTCCACGGATTCAGGACTGGTTGCCGCGACGCTCGGGCCTTTCGGGCTTGGTGACGCGACCATTCTGGCGGACCCCACGGCAGCGATGGGCGCGCTCATCTTCAATGCCGGCTGGCGTGACAGCGCCTTCGCCATGATCCTGCTGCTTGCCGGTTTGAAGAGCATTCCGCCGCAACTGCATGCCGCCGCCCGCGTCGATGGAGCGAGCACATGGTATCGCTTCCGTCATATCACGCTGCCGCTGATGCGCATTCCCATCCTCATCGCCGTGGTGCGCCTGCTCATTCATTTCGTCAATGTGCTGACCTTCGCGCTGGTGTTGACCGGTGGCGGCCCGAATGGCGCGACGCAGACGATGGGGCTTGCCATGTACCGGCTCGGTTTTCTCGACGCACGCATCGGCGAGGCCAACGCACTCGCCATCCTCGTGTTCCTGTTCAACATCGTGCTGATCGGCATCAATGTCGCGCTGTTCAGCGAACGCCGTCGGAGCAATTCGTGA
- a CDS encoding carbohydrate ABC transporter permease: protein MATSAKATVPLWKRRQRTRRLVRRAINVAIALVALFPILWGLSTSFKTASELALFPPTLLPAHPTLEHYALLFRTGIERYMLNSVILSIATVLCCLAFGSLAAYAMARIKFRGSNLLLLAIVALMSIPLPSLLVPTFTFLAQLGLLDSLTGLALLYTAYQLPIAVWVLYGYFLTIPIELEYAARVDGYSRFATLRKVILPLSGPGLVAAGLFVITFAWNDFVVAVAMTSSDAVRTLPVAIYGYLGFYGREWGPLTASAILSTIPVIVVFIAFQRFFLGGMTSGGVKS from the coding sequence ATGGCGACTTCAGCAAAGGCTACGGTCCCGCTTTGGAAGCGCCGTCAGCGAACACGACGGCTCGTGCGCCGCGCCATCAACGTCGCGATAGCGCTCGTCGCGCTGTTCCCCATACTTTGGGGGTTATCAACCTCCTTCAAGACGGCATCCGAGCTTGCCCTGTTTCCGCCGACACTGTTGCCCGCCCATCCGACACTGGAGCACTACGCGCTTCTATTTCGCACAGGCATAGAGCGTTACATGCTGAACAGTGTCATACTGTCGATAGCGACGGTTCTCTGCTGCCTGGCCTTTGGCAGCCTTGCGGCCTATGCCATGGCGCGGATCAAATTTCGGGGTAGCAACCTGCTGCTTCTGGCGATCGTCGCGCTCATGAGCATACCCCTGCCATCCCTGCTGGTTCCAACCTTCACCTTCCTTGCGCAGCTCGGGCTTCTCGACAGCCTGACAGGCCTTGCCCTTCTCTATACAGCCTATCAATTGCCGATCGCCGTCTGGGTCCTCTATGGATATTTTCTCACCATCCCGATCGAGCTCGAATATGCGGCGCGCGTCGACGGCTATTCGCGGTTCGCGACCCTGCGCAAGGTCATTCTGCCCTTGTCGGGTCCGGGCCTCGTCGCCGCCGGCCTGTTCGTCATCACATTTGCCTGGAACGACTTCGTCGTCGCCGTGGCGATGACATCGTCCGATGCGGTGAGAACACTCCCGGTCGCAATCTATGGCTATCTCGGCTTTTACGGCCGTGAATGGGGGCCGCTCACCGCCTCCGCCATCCTCTCCACCATTCCCGTCATCGTCGTGTTCATTGCCTTCCAGCGCTTTTTCCTAGGCGGCATGACGAGTGGCGGCGTCAAGAGCTGA
- a CDS encoding ABC transporter ATP-binding protein: protein MTTSVQFRSVTKRFGSMEALSSLDLKVEPGEFVSLLGPSGSGKSTTLGLLAGLIEADEGEILIGDRIVNDIGPEDRDIAMVFQNYALYPHMTVFENLAFPLRARGRRRPEQEIENRISAVAHALGLPDLLHRYPRELSGGQQQRVALGRAMIREPKVFLLDEPLSNLDARLRIRMRHDIKALHAAIGSTIVYVTHDQAEALSMSSRIAVFDKGKLQQYAPPFEIYNRPANIFVANFVGERETLFLEGSIETSPAPHFLCRGEALPLGNGAADFSAVTGRPLKLGLRAEAVTLVSAEMPGAFPITVSQIELSGPDVIVYAMTNAGIALCCRVPSSYPVTRGDHLHAALLPAAVHLFDPETGAAVPVPEKDVGFGGGNQPAHLEKTYSQVVERTA from the coding sequence ATGACCACATCCGTCCAGTTTCGCAGCGTGACAAAGCGCTTCGGTTCCATGGAAGCTCTGTCCAGCCTCGATCTCAAGGTCGAGCCCGGTGAGTTCGTCTCCTTGCTCGGCCCCTCCGGCTCCGGCAAGTCCACGACGCTCGGGCTTCTTGCAGGGCTCATCGAGGCCGACGAGGGCGAAATTCTCATTGGTGATCGCATCGTCAACGATATCGGGCCCGAAGACCGGGACATAGCCATGGTCTTCCAGAACTACGCACTCTATCCCCATATGACTGTCTTCGAGAACCTCGCCTTTCCTCTGCGAGCTCGTGGGCGACGGCGCCCGGAGCAGGAGATCGAGAACCGCATCAGCGCCGTCGCCCACGCGCTCGGCCTGCCGGACCTTCTTCATCGCTATCCCCGGGAATTGTCAGGCGGACAGCAGCAACGCGTCGCACTCGGCCGGGCCATGATACGAGAACCGAAAGTCTTTCTTCTCGACGAGCCGTTATCGAATCTCGATGCGCGTTTGCGCATTCGCATGCGCCACGACATCAAAGCGCTCCATGCGGCTATCGGCTCGACAATCGTCTATGTCACGCACGATCAGGCAGAAGCTCTGTCGATGTCATCGCGCATTGCCGTTTTCGACAAAGGCAAGCTGCAGCAATACGCGCCCCCCTTCGAGATATACAATCGCCCTGCGAATATATTCGTTGCCAATTTTGTCGGAGAGCGCGAAACCCTCTTTCTTGAGGGAAGCATAGAGACAAGCCCCGCTCCCCACTTCCTCTGCCGTGGCGAAGCGCTGCCGCTCGGAAACGGCGCTGCGGATTTCAGCGCCGTCACGGGACGGCCGCTGAAGCTCGGACTTCGTGCCGAGGCGGTCACGCTGGTATCCGCGGAGATGCCGGGCGCTTTTCCCATCACGGTCTCCCAGATCGAACTCTCGGGCCCAGACGTCATCGTCTATGCGATGACCAATGCCGGCATCGCGCTGTGCTGTCGTGTACCATCAAGCTATCCGGTGACGCGTGGTGACCATCTTCACGCCGCTCTTCTGCCTGCGGCCGTGCACCTGTTCGATCCGGAAACCGGCGCGGCGGTTCCGGTGCCCGAAAAGGACGTCGGATTTGGTGGCGGGAATCAACCCGCGCATCTGGAAAAAACCTACAGCCAAGTCGTCGAAAGAACGGCGTGA
- a CDS encoding extracellular solute-binding protein, which produces MSAQQSRALRSRAVAFAGIFASLIVAQPLAAQTTVTMWTFLDPNKTSPREVALKEIIAGFEASNPSIKIKVEPQDFAQMPPKFFLGHRTGGNPDLVWIDAKNLGGLSQSGAGADLNALAVNAWSQAERDDFFVKAGWNAALKDGKLMAMPLFHGASVIYYRKDLLKAAGIDPATLTSWDALAAAAKKLTTDKDGDGRVDVWGFGMPLAAIKTESTPVLIGMLDQEGGPFNTCKANYATPEGIRSLTFTTDLITKDKVTPQEALVQNVDDITEQFTAGRYAMAITSNLRFSVIAKAAAFGGDNIGIIAWPSWSGKKPAPMPVSGWWIAAWQKSPRLAEASKFIDYLASREAIGKWMTVGGQVPIRKSLLDSPFLKQPANAWMTTMVDAWSTSSWMEPTECNTRTLQSALNEAVSRVILDKVEPKAALQEAERKFADAQ; this is translated from the coding sequence ATGTCAGCTCAACAGTCGCGTGCTTTACGATCCCGTGCGGTGGCGTTTGCTGGCATTTTTGCCAGTCTCATCGTCGCGCAACCACTCGCGGCCCAGACGACCGTCACGATGTGGACATTCCTTGACCCCAACAAGACCTCGCCCCGCGAGGTGGCGCTGAAGGAGATCATCGCGGGCTTTGAGGCATCCAATCCATCAATCAAGATAAAGGTCGAGCCGCAAGACTTCGCGCAGATGCCGCCAAAGTTCTTCCTTGGCCACCGCACGGGCGGTAATCCCGATCTGGTCTGGATTGATGCGAAGAACCTCGGCGGCCTCTCACAATCCGGCGCGGGCGCTGATCTTAACGCGCTGGCCGTGAACGCATGGTCGCAGGCCGAGCGCGACGACTTCTTCGTGAAAGCGGGATGGAATGCCGCACTGAAAGACGGCAAGCTCATGGCCATGCCGCTCTTCCACGGCGCCAGCGTCATCTATTATCGCAAGGATCTGCTCAAGGCCGCCGGCATCGACCCTGCCACTCTCACGAGCTGGGACGCGCTGGCTGCCGCCGCAAAGAAGCTGACCACCGACAAGGACGGCGATGGCCGCGTGGATGTCTGGGGCTTCGGCATGCCGCTTGCCGCCATCAAGACGGAAAGCACGCCGGTGCTCATCGGCATGCTGGACCAGGAGGGCGGCCCCTTCAATACCTGCAAGGCGAACTATGCCACTCCGGAAGGCATCAGGTCGCTGACCTTCACGACAGACCTCATCACCAAGGACAAGGTCACGCCGCAGGAAGCCCTCGTCCAGAACGTGGACGATATCACCGAGCAATTCACGGCCGGGCGCTACGCCATGGCAATCACCTCCAACCTCCGCTTCAGCGTGATCGCGAAGGCAGCGGCCTTCGGTGGCGACAATATCGGCATCATCGCCTGGCCGTCGTGGTCGGGCAAAAAGCCGGCGCCCATGCCAGTATCCGGCTGGTGGATCGCCGCCTGGCAAAAATCACCACGCCTGGCGGAAGCGAGCAAGTTCATCGATTATCTCGCCAGCAGGGAGGCGATCGGAAAATGGATGACGGTCGGCGGGCAGGTGCCGATCCGTAAATCATTGCTGGACAGCCCGTTCCTCAAGCAGCCCGCCAATGCGTGGATGACGACCATGGTCGATGCCTGGAGCACGTCGAGCTGGATGGAGCCAACGGAGTGCAACACCCGCACTCTCCAGTCCGCGCTGAATGAAGCGGTCAGCCGCGTCATCCTCGACAAGGTCGAGCCAAAGGCAGCCCTTCAGGAAGCCGAGCGCAAGTTCGCCGACGCGCAATAG
- a CDS encoding M81 family metallopeptidase: MNRATLPQPRVMVARIFHESHGFSPLPTPQDCFLVSRGDAVLSEARGSGTTLGGIISALDAAGVELMPVLSASAPPSGLVEHDFYLSLKQEILAAVKAHAPDAIALELHGAMGTTVLPDAEGDLLRDLRLAIGPDGVIGVGLDLHAHLTEAMLVASDICIACKENPHSDVVACGEKVARGILSVLDGSLRPVSTLVKIPMLLPGGNETATGPLRDLHDMARGLAAQAAGTWDISLYNVFRFLDDAGMGQAVVVTSAEGTEMSARAAASELGEAFWRKRSEFVDHLMSIDEALDHVAEHAGTTPYVLADMGDRVLAGAPGDSTAILRALLSRSDGLRAAVPITDAVSVARAQQLGPGAIARFQLGGGMTPGFLPIDVEARVVRIGDGMFNMRGPYRGGEPTALGPVTVLEIDGRVSVLVTSKPGFTHDPAAFEDNGIMIADQDCIVVKSGYHFTLNFAGLAKPLMLRTPGIGYFTQGMFNWTKGRFWPEHDVGPMPIGSPVVFHHARGEASQTAGPT, from the coding sequence ATGAACAGGGCCACTTTGCCTCAGCCGCGCGTCATGGTGGCGCGGATCTTCCATGAATCGCACGGGTTCAGCCCGCTTCCAACGCCACAGGATTGCTTCCTGGTGTCCCGGGGTGACGCGGTCCTCAGCGAGGCGAGGGGATCTGGAACAACGCTAGGCGGCATTATTTCGGCCCTCGATGCAGCGGGCGTGGAACTGATGCCGGTTCTCTCGGCCTCCGCCCCGCCAAGCGGCCTCGTTGAGCACGACTTCTACCTGAGCCTCAAGCAGGAAATTCTTGCAGCCGTTAAAGCGCATGCCCCTGATGCCATCGCTCTCGAACTACATGGAGCGATGGGCACTACCGTCCTGCCAGATGCTGAAGGCGACCTTCTGCGCGACTTGCGCCTGGCCATCGGTCCGGATGGCGTGATCGGCGTTGGCCTCGATCTCCATGCGCATCTGACAGAGGCCATGCTGGTGGCCTCGGACATCTGTATTGCCTGTAAGGAGAATCCCCATTCCGACGTCGTCGCTTGCGGAGAGAAGGTCGCGCGCGGCATCCTCTCCGTCCTCGATGGATCGCTCCGGCCTGTCAGCACCCTGGTAAAGATCCCCATGCTGCTGCCGGGCGGTAACGAGACAGCGACAGGTCCACTCCGCGATCTCCACGACATGGCTCGTGGTCTGGCGGCGCAAGCCGCGGGAACGTGGGATATCTCGCTGTATAACGTGTTTCGCTTTCTCGACGACGCTGGAATGGGGCAGGCGGTGGTCGTCACCAGCGCCGAGGGTACGGAGATGAGCGCCCGCGCCGCGGCCTCTGAGCTGGGCGAAGCCTTCTGGCGCAAGCGGAGCGAGTTCGTCGACCACCTCATGTCAATCGATGAGGCCCTTGATCATGTCGCAGAACATGCCGGTACCACGCCTTACGTGCTCGCCGACATGGGAGACCGGGTGCTTGCGGGAGCACCGGGAGATTCGACGGCGATCCTGAGGGCCCTGTTGTCTCGCTCGGACGGCCTGCGCGCCGCCGTGCCCATCACCGACGCGGTCAGCGTGGCCCGGGCCCAGCAGCTGGGTCCCGGGGCAATCGCGCGTTTTCAGCTTGGCGGCGGGATGACACCGGGTTTCCTGCCGATCGATGTCGAAGCCCGCGTTGTGCGCATCGGCGACGGGATGTTCAACATGCGTGGTCCTTACAGAGGGGGCGAGCCGACCGCGCTTGGCCCGGTCACGGTTCTGGAGATCGATGGGCGCGTCTCGGTTCTCGTCACGAGCAAGCCTGGCTTCACCCATGATCCAGCCGCCTTTGAAGACAACGGCATCATGATTGCGGACCAGGACTGCATCGTCGTCAAATCCGGCTATCACTTCACGCTGAACTTCGCCGGCCTCGCAAAGCCCTTGATGCTGCGAACGCCGGGGATCGGCTATTTCACCCAGGGTATGTTCAACTGGACAAAAGGCCGTTTCTGGCCTGAACACGATGTGGGCCCGATGCCCATCGGATCTCCGGTGGTTTTCCACCACGCGCGCGGCGAAGCCTCCCAAACTGCGGGGCCAACTTAA
- a CDS encoding ABC transporter permease — MSTTLSETNALDALRSPPASKAALHPALGRWLLNSFVGLVLVFLLLPTLLVVPMSLGEAAYIQFPPKGLTLKWYRAYFSDADWMNATWFSLKIALATTLSATVIGTLASFALVRGNLPGARALQALTLAPLIVPHIVLAVALYLVFAPVGLTGNFTGFAIAHTMMSVPYVMLTVSAALQRIDPALELAALNCGASRARAFWHVVLPNIAPGVAAGAVFAFLASFDEATVAFFISGVDGKTITRKLFEDIDYNLTTVIAAASTVMVVLSLVLMGGVEWLRSRNAASTR, encoded by the coding sequence ATGTCGACGACGCTGTCGGAAACCAACGCCCTGGATGCCTTGCGCTCGCCCCCAGCTTCGAAAGCGGCCTTGCATCCAGCCCTTGGCCGCTGGCTTCTCAACAGCTTCGTGGGTCTCGTCCTCGTGTTTCTCCTGTTGCCGACGCTGCTTGTGGTGCCGATGTCGCTGGGGGAAGCCGCCTATATCCAGTTTCCACCAAAAGGGCTGACCCTGAAATGGTATCGGGCCTATTTCTCGGACGCGGACTGGATGAACGCGACATGGTTCAGCCTGAAGATCGCGCTGGCGACGACCCTGTCGGCGACAGTCATTGGTACGCTGGCGTCCTTCGCCCTCGTACGCGGCAACCTGCCGGGGGCGCGGGCGCTCCAGGCCTTGACGCTCGCGCCGCTGATCGTCCCCCATATCGTGTTGGCGGTCGCGCTCTATCTCGTCTTCGCGCCCGTCGGGCTCACCGGTAATTTCACAGGCTTCGCGATCGCCCATACCATGATGTCGGTGCCCTACGTCATGCTCACGGTGTCAGCCGCGCTGCAGCGGATCGATCCGGCTCTCGAGCTCGCCGCACTCAACTGCGGTGCGTCCAGGGCCCGGGCCTTCTGGCATGTGGTGCTGCCCAACATCGCCCCGGGCGTCGCGGCCGGAGCCGTCTTCGCCTTTCTTGCCTCCTTCGACGAGGCAACGGTGGCTTTCTTCATCTCCGGTGTCGACGGCAAGACCATCACGCGCAAGCTGTTCGAGGACATCGACTATAATCTGACGACGGTCATCGCGGCTGCCTCGACGGTCATGGTCGTCCTCTCCCTCGTTTTGATGGGTGGGGTCGAGTGGCTTCGCAGCCGGAACGCGGCATCGACACGGTAG
- a CDS encoding ABC transporter permease, with protein MADVTAAPSDRTAAGQLSPSASVALALPLILLLVLAFLLPVAKLLLGSIFTPTPTAENYLRIAQEPIFLRILLRTVQTAAIVTLLAFVLGYPVALVMTRLSGRAAMLVAACVLIPLWTSVLVRSYAWIVLLQRTGVVNSTLMSWGLIDQPLKLIYTEGAVIVAMTHVLSPYMILPIFSALRSIPPELDRAARNLGAGPWTSFTAVTLPLSLPGVYAGAIMVFILSLGFYVTPALVGGPQNLTIATLIGQQTTELLNWPFAGALAGVLLLVTLGLVGLFRRFLSFGKAA; from the coding sequence ATGGCTGATGTGACAGCTGCCCCTTCGGATCGCACAGCCGCCGGCCAGCTTTCCCCCTCGGCCTCGGTGGCGCTCGCGCTACCGCTCATCTTGCTGCTCGTCCTGGCGTTTCTCCTACCGGTCGCGAAACTCCTCTTGGGCAGCATTTTCACGCCGACCCCCACGGCGGAGAATTATCTGCGGATCGCGCAGGAACCCATCTTCCTGCGCATTCTCCTGCGGACGGTGCAAACAGCCGCCATTGTCACGCTTCTCGCCTTCGTCCTCGGCTATCCCGTCGCTCTGGTCATGACCAGGCTTAGCGGTCGCGCTGCGATGCTTGTCGCCGCCTGCGTCCTGATCCCGCTCTGGACCAGCGTGCTTGTCCGATCCTATGCCTGGATCGTGCTTTTGCAGCGTACGGGAGTGGTGAACAGCACGCTCATGAGCTGGGGACTGATCGATCAGCCGCTGAAGCTGATCTACACCGAAGGGGCCGTCATCGTGGCCATGACGCATGTGCTGTCTCCCTACATGATCCTTCCGATTTTCTCTGCGCTCCGTTCGATCCCGCCGGAACTCGATAGGGCAGCGCGCAATCTTGGCGCCGGACCCTGGACGAGCTTTACCGCCGTCACACTGCCGCTCAGCCTTCCTGGCGTTTATGCGGGGGCGATCATGGTCTTCATTCTGTCTCTTGGGTTCTATGTCACGCCGGCGCTGGTCGGCGGGCCCCAGAACCTGACCATCGCGACCTTGATCGGACAGCAGACGACCGAGCTGCTCAACTGGCCATTCGCCGGCGCGTTGGCCGGGGTCTTGCTGCTGGTGACGCTTGGTCTGGTCGGCCTATTCAGGCGGTTCCTCAGCTTCGGAAAGGCTGCGTGA
- a CDS encoding ABC transporter ATP-binding protein, with translation MSNSDALQARRSLTPPKGEAIVINGISKRFGQIVGVDEVDLHVEAGEFLSLLGPSGSGKTTLLMMLAGFETPSSGTITLGSRDLTHVPPNRRGIGMVFQRYALFPHMSVAQNVAFPLKMRGLGKADIAPLVEQALARVRLQDYGDRSPAQLSGGQQQRVAVARALVFQPPVLLMDEPLGALDKKLREELQIEIKKLHASLGITIIYVTHDQEEALTMSDRIAVMDKGRIQQLGSPVALYHEPNSSFVADFIGKMNFLKGIVSGLDDRSIHVTVSGQTISVARSQLGGRDEIAVGRPVRIAARPESLSPAETSEGAIAGEIETTIFLGSHRTLIVRSDDGTQLQVQVPSSNRDSGAEKRGRAFVRLDPSAVRVFAGEG, from the coding sequence ATGTCGAACAGCGATGCCTTGCAGGCACGCCGAAGCCTGACACCTCCGAAAGGCGAAGCCATCGTCATAAACGGCATATCGAAGCGGTTTGGCCAGATTGTCGGTGTGGACGAGGTCGATCTCCATGTCGAGGCCGGTGAGTTCCTCTCGCTCTTGGGTCCTTCCGGCTCCGGAAAGACCACGCTTCTGATGATGCTGGCAGGTTTCGAAACACCGAGTTCTGGCACGATCACGTTGGGTAGCCGAGACCTGACACATGTGCCGCCCAACAGGCGCGGCATCGGAATGGTGTTTCAGCGTTATGCCCTTTTCCCGCATATGAGCGTGGCGCAGAATGTGGCGTTTCCGCTCAAGATGCGCGGCTTGGGCAAGGCCGATATCGCCCCGCTTGTCGAGCAGGCCCTGGCGCGTGTGCGGCTTCAAGATTACGGCGACCGTTCGCCGGCGCAGCTCTCGGGCGGCCAGCAGCAGCGTGTCGCCGTGGCGCGGGCGCTGGTCTTCCAACCACCGGTCCTCCTGATGGATGAGCCCCTTGGAGCCCTCGACAAGAAGTTGCGCGAAGAGCTCCAAATCGAGATCAAGAAGCTGCACGCGAGCCTCGGCATCACCATCATCTATGTGACGCATGATCAGGAAGAAGCGCTGACGATGTCCGACCGCATCGCGGTCATGGACAAGGGGCGCATCCAGCAGCTGGGCAGCCCGGTGGCGCTGTACCATGAGCCGAACAGCAGCTTCGTCGCCGATTTCATCGGCAAGATGAACTTCCTGAAGGGGATCGTCAGTGGCCTGGACGATCGTTCGATCCATGTCACGGTCTCGGGGCAGACTATCAGCGTCGCGCGGTCCCAGCTCGGCGGCCGCGATGAGATTGCCGTCGGCCGCCCGGTCCGCATCGCGGCCCGTCCCGAGAGCCTGAGCCCGGCGGAGACCAGCGAGGGGGCAATCGCCGGGGAGATCGAAACCACGATCTTCCTTGGATCGCATAGGACCCTGATCGTTAGGTCCGACGACGGGACACAGCTCCAGGTGCAGGTTCCCTCGTCCAATCGCGATAGCGGTGCCGAAAAGCGTGGCAGGGCCTTTGTCCGGCTGGACCCAAGCGCCGTTCGCGTGTTCGCAGGCGAGGGCTGA